The Catenuloplanes niger genome includes a window with the following:
- a CDS encoding heavy metal translocating P-type ATPase, giving the protein MADTQRIELAIGGMTCAACANRIEKKLNRMDGVTATVNYATEKATATVGAGITADDLIATVEKTGYTATRHRDEPAATAEPADPLRTRLIVSAVLSVPVILLAMVPAWQFTYWQWASLTLAAPVVVYGGWPFHRAAVINLRHGAATMDTLVSLGTVAAFGWSLWALFLGTAGEPGMTHPFRLDIGPSDGAGNIYLEAAAGVTTFLLTGRYFEHRSKRRAGSALRALLDMGAKDVAVLRGGTETRVPVDALQPQDLFVVRPGEKIATDGVVEEGTSAVDTSMLTGESVPVEVRPGDAVTGATVNAGGRLVVRATRVGADTRLAQMARLVEEAQAGKANVQRLADRISGVFVPVVIALAAGTLGWWVGTGAGWNAAFTAAVAVLIIACPCALGLATPTALLVGTGRGAQLGILIKGAEVLEQTRRVDTIVLDKTGTVTEGRMTLAATVPARGQDPDEVRRLAAAVESASEHPIAAAIAAGQTGLPPVTNFTNLEGLGVRGEVAGREIVVGRPGLLRERGYDVPAEVEEACAAAEAQGRTAVVAGWDGEARGVLAVADRIRPTSADAIARLKRLGLHPVLLTGDNETVARAVAAEVGIDDVIAGVLPAGKVDAVKQLQARGRVVAMAGDGVNDAAALAQADLGLAMGTGTDVAIEAADLTLVRGDLAAAADAIRLSRRTLAIIKGNLFWAFAYNLAGLPLAAAGMLNPMIAGGAMAFSSVFVVANSLRLRRFS; this is encoded by the coding sequence ATGGCTGACACGCAGCGGATCGAGCTCGCGATCGGCGGCATGACCTGCGCCGCCTGCGCGAACCGGATCGAGAAGAAGCTCAACCGGATGGACGGCGTGACCGCGACCGTCAACTACGCCACGGAGAAGGCGACCGCGACGGTCGGCGCGGGGATCACCGCGGACGACCTGATCGCCACCGTGGAGAAGACCGGTTACACCGCGACCCGGCACCGGGACGAACCGGCGGCGACGGCCGAGCCCGCGGACCCGCTGCGGACCAGGCTGATCGTCTCCGCGGTGCTGTCCGTACCGGTGATCCTCCTGGCCATGGTTCCGGCCTGGCAGTTCACCTACTGGCAGTGGGCGTCACTGACGCTGGCCGCGCCGGTCGTGGTCTACGGCGGCTGGCCGTTCCACCGGGCCGCCGTGATCAACCTGCGGCACGGCGCCGCCACCATGGACACGCTGGTCTCGCTGGGCACCGTCGCGGCCTTCGGCTGGTCGCTGTGGGCGCTGTTCCTCGGCACCGCGGGCGAGCCCGGCATGACGCACCCGTTCCGGCTGGACATCGGCCCGTCCGACGGCGCCGGCAACATCTACCTCGAGGCCGCCGCGGGCGTCACCACGTTCCTGCTGACCGGCCGCTACTTCGAGCACCGGTCGAAGCGGCGCGCCGGATCGGCGCTGCGCGCGCTGCTGGACATGGGCGCCAAGGACGTGGCCGTGCTCCGCGGCGGCACCGAGACCCGCGTGCCCGTCGACGCGCTCCAGCCCCAGGACCTCTTCGTGGTACGCCCGGGCGAGAAGATCGCCACGGACGGCGTGGTCGAGGAGGGCACGTCCGCCGTGGACACCAGCATGCTGACCGGCGAGTCCGTGCCGGTCGAGGTGCGGCCCGGCGACGCGGTGACCGGCGCGACCGTCAACGCGGGCGGCCGCCTGGTGGTGCGCGCCACCCGGGTCGGCGCGGACACCCGCCTGGCGCAGATGGCCCGGCTGGTCGAGGAGGCGCAGGCCGGCAAGGCGAACGTGCAGCGCCTCGCCGACCGCATCTCCGGCGTCTTCGTGCCGGTCGTCATCGCGCTCGCGGCCGGCACGCTCGGCTGGTGGGTCGGGACCGGCGCGGGCTGGAACGCCGCGTTCACCGCCGCGGTCGCCGTGCTGATCATCGCGTGCCCGTGCGCGCTCGGCCTGGCCACGCCGACCGCGCTGCTGGTCGGCACCGGCCGGGGTGCCCAGCTCGGCATCCTGATCAAGGGCGCGGAGGTGCTGGAACAGACGCGCCGGGTGGACACGATCGTGCTGGACAAGACCGGCACGGTCACCGAGGGGCGGATGACGCTGGCCGCGACCGTACCCGCGCGGGGTCAGGACCCTGACGAGGTGCGGCGGCTCGCGGCCGCGGTCGAGTCCGCGTCCGAGCACCCGATCGCCGCCGCGATCGCGGCCGGGCAGACCGGCCTGCCACCGGTGACGAACTTCACGAACCTCGAGGGCCTGGGGGTACGGGGTGAGGTCGCCGGCCGGGAGATCGTCGTCGGCCGGCCCGGCCTGCTCCGGGAGCGCGGCTACGACGTACCCGCGGAGGTCGAGGAGGCCTGCGCGGCCGCGGAGGCGCAGGGCCGCACCGCGGTCGTGGCCGGCTGGGACGGCGAAGCCCGCGGCGTGCTCGCGGTCGCCGACCGCATCCGGCCCACCAGCGCGGACGCGATCGCCCGGCTCAAGCGGCTCGGCCTGCACCCGGTGCTGCTGACCGGCGACAACGAGACGGTCGCGCGCGCGGTCGCGGCCGAGGTCGGCATCGACGACGTGATCGCGGGTGTGCTGCCGGCCGGCAAGGTCGACGCGGTCAAGCAGTTGCAGGCGCGCGGCCGGGTGGTGGCGATGGCCGGTGACGGCGTCAACGACGCGGCCGCGCTCGCGCAGGCCGACCTCGGGCTCGCGATGGGCACCGGCACCGACGTGGCGATCGAGGCCGCCGACCTGACGCTGGTCCGCGGCGACCTGGCCGCGGCCGCGGACGCGATCCGGCTGTCCCGGCGCACGCTGGCGATCATCAAGGGGAACCTGTTCTGGGCGTTCGCCTACAACCTGGCCGGTCTGCCGCTGGCCGCCGCCGGCATGCTGAACCCGATGATCGCCGGTGGCGCGATGGCGTTCTCGTCCGTCTTCGTGGTCGCCAACAGCCTCCGCCTCCGACGATTTTCTTGA
- a CDS encoding NmrA family NAD(P)-binding protein — protein sequence MPILVTGATGTVGRALVRQLVAAGHHVRALTRDPASAAARALPSSVEVVAGDFDDPASLVPALRGVTRMHLVAMGGVLGPAGADVVALAEESGVRRLVHLGHDDASRDDDPLETSHRSLRRVIEGSSLEWTHLFPGEFAANTLDWAASIRASHTVRAPFPDWNSALVHEADIAAVAAAALLDDGHAGRVYMPTGPSAVRRTDAVRAIGAAIGREITFVPLSPDEARAEWAGVHPPIVIDWFLEMGRNPDTNAWVSPDVPAVTGNPGRPFTGWAHDHAADFH from the coding sequence ATGCCCATTCTCGTCACCGGCGCGACCGGCACGGTCGGCCGCGCGCTCGTCCGGCAACTCGTGGCCGCGGGTCACCACGTCCGCGCGCTGACCCGCGACCCGGCCTCGGCCGCCGCCCGCGCGCTGCCGTCGTCCGTCGAGGTCGTCGCCGGCGACTTCGACGACCCGGCCTCGCTGGTCCCCGCGCTGCGCGGCGTGACGCGCATGCACCTGGTCGCGATGGGCGGCGTGCTCGGCCCGGCCGGCGCGGACGTCGTCGCGCTGGCCGAGGAGTCCGGCGTGCGCCGCCTGGTCCACCTCGGCCACGACGACGCCAGCCGCGACGACGATCCACTCGAGACGTCGCACCGATCGCTGCGGCGGGTGATCGAGGGATCGTCGCTGGAGTGGACGCACCTGTTCCCGGGCGAGTTCGCCGCCAACACGCTGGACTGGGCCGCGTCGATCCGGGCCTCGCACACGGTCCGGGCACCGTTCCCGGACTGGAACTCGGCGCTGGTCCACGAGGCCGACATCGCCGCGGTCGCCGCCGCGGCGCTGCTCGACGACGGCCACGCCGGCCGGGTGTACATGCCCACCGGCCCGTCGGCCGTCCGCCGCACCGACGCGGTCCGCGCGATCGGCGCCGCGATCGGCCGGGAGATCACGTTCGTGCCGCTCAGCCCGGACGAGGCGCGCGCGGAATGGGCCGGCGTCCACCCGCCGATCGTGATCGACTGGTTCCTGGAGATGGGCCGGAACCCGGACACCAACGCCTGGGTCTCCCCCGACGTGCCGGCCGTCACCGGCAACCCCGGCCGACCGTTCACCGGATGGGCCCACGACCACGCCGCCGACTTCCACTGA
- a CDS encoding globin domain-containing protein, protein MTTVHDTAGGHDGLLRLAHAWHTRALADEVVAHAFSHGHHPDHTTRLAAYRSEALGGPPLFSTAVGDETTVVRLHSGNGPHKDMDRRAIDAFAPRSPTSPCPPRSRGFSSTTSLGPPRSR, encoded by the coding sequence ATGACCACCGTGCACGACACCGCCGGCGGCCACGACGGCCTGCTCCGCCTCGCCCACGCCTGGCACACCCGCGCCCTCGCCGACGAGGTGGTCGCACACGCGTTCAGCCACGGCCACCACCCCGACCACACCACCCGCCTCGCCGCCTACCGGTCCGAGGCGCTCGGCGGCCCACCCCTGTTCAGCACCGCCGTCGGCGACGAGACCACGGTCGTCCGCCTGCACAGCGGCAACGGCCCGCACAAGGACATGGACCGACGCGCGATCGACGCGTTCGCGCCGCGCTCACCGACGTCGCCATGCCCGCCCCGGTCGCGCGGGTTCTCCTCGACTACTTCACTTGGACCACCACGCAGTCGCTGA
- a CDS encoding SUKH-4 family immunity protein has translation MIDDVRRKAAAVRAVIAADGRAGVFGPKEPAAAVPAELPERLRRLLRVMDGCVTASVFLYGTAEIRTGQGTLQVATAFPEIIDDLDRWLVIGEIDGAPLVLDRRDGRVWWFPDTGVTWWDSTEFVPVAADVIDFAGRVLLGADYGTLTIDTRWEPLLRRAGAIG, from the coding sequence TTGATCGACGATGTGCGCCGGAAGGCGGCGGCGGTCCGGGCCGTCATCGCCGCGGACGGCCGGGCCGGTGTGTTCGGCCCGAAGGAGCCGGCCGCCGCCGTCCCCGCCGAGCTTCCGGAGCGCCTACGGCGACTGCTGCGGGTGATGGACGGGTGCGTCACCGCCTCGGTGTTCCTCTACGGCACCGCGGAGATCCGCACCGGTCAGGGCACGCTCCAGGTCGCCACCGCATTCCCGGAGATCATCGACGACCTCGACCGGTGGCTGGTCATCGGCGAGATCGACGGGGCGCCGCTGGTGCTGGACCGGCGCGACGGCCGGGTCTGGTGGTTCCCGGACACCGGTGTGACCTGGTGGGACAGCACCGAGTTCGTGCCGGTCGCCGCCGACGTGATCGATTTCGCCGGCCGCGTCCTGCTCGGCGCCGACTACGGAACGCTGACGATCGACACGCGGTGGGAACCGCTGCTGCGCCGCGCCGGCGCCATCGGCTGA
- a CDS encoding MFS transporter produces MRWTPNFTRYFVARSVSVFGDAMLLVASALAIGAIHGATGIGVVLAAWMVPFLGFILFGGVFADRIGARPLMLGADLVRLAAQGTVAVGFLTGVPSLWLLIACSAVSGAASAMYQPGVNGIIPLITDDPQRANATIRVANAIAELLGPAAAGILFGFAGAGVVYTVDAATFAVSAVCLAFVRVGPVPRAERSSMAADLVAGWHEFRSRTWLWGVILVWVVFGVFLFGPLLPLGATLISGTLGPAAYGWTQSAVGAGTILGGLAALRLRPARPLAAGAVAMTGYVLLPLAIALHAGLPVLLAAAVANGAAWAFWSVMWQTSVQTQVPPRMLNRLTAYEVLGSDGSLPVGQSLAGPVSSWIGAERVLAASVTAGLLGCAALLLTPTIRNLRRTPDPAAVPAHPS; encoded by the coding sequence ATGCGTTGGACGCCCAACTTCACCCGGTACTTCGTGGCCCGCTCCGTCTCGGTCTTCGGCGACGCCATGCTGCTGGTCGCGTCCGCACTGGCCATCGGCGCGATCCACGGCGCCACCGGGATCGGCGTGGTGCTGGCCGCCTGGATGGTGCCGTTCCTCGGGTTCATCCTGTTCGGCGGCGTGTTCGCGGACCGGATCGGCGCGCGTCCGCTGATGCTCGGCGCCGACCTGGTGCGGCTGGCCGCGCAGGGCACGGTCGCGGTCGGGTTCCTCACCGGCGTACCGTCGCTGTGGCTGTTGATCGCCTGTTCCGCCGTGAGCGGCGCCGCGTCCGCCATGTACCAGCCCGGCGTGAACGGCATCATCCCGCTCATCACCGACGACCCGCAGCGCGCCAACGCCACCATCCGGGTCGCGAACGCGATCGCGGAACTGCTCGGCCCGGCCGCGGCCGGCATCCTGTTCGGCTTCGCCGGCGCCGGCGTCGTCTACACCGTCGACGCGGCCACGTTCGCGGTCAGCGCGGTCTGCCTGGCGTTCGTCCGGGTCGGCCCGGTCCCGCGCGCCGAGCGGTCGTCGATGGCCGCGGACCTGGTCGCCGGCTGGCACGAGTTCCGCTCCCGGACCTGGCTGTGGGGCGTCATCCTGGTGTGGGTCGTGTTCGGCGTGTTCCTGTTCGGGCCGCTGCTGCCGCTCGGCGCGACCCTGATCAGCGGCACGCTCGGCCCGGCCGCCTACGGCTGGACGCAGTCCGCGGTCGGCGCCGGCACGATCCTCGGCGGCCTGGCCGCGCTGCGCCTGCGCCCGGCCCGCCCGCTCGCGGCCGGTGCGGTCGCGATGACCGGCTACGTGCTGCTGCCGCTGGCGATCGCGCTGCACGCCGGCCTGCCGGTGCTGCTGGCCGCGGCCGTGGCGAACGGCGCGGCGTGGGCGTTCTGGTCGGTGATGTGGCAGACCAGCGTCCAGACCCAGGTCCCGCCGCGGATGCTGAACCGGCTCACCGCCTACGAGGTCCTCGGCTCCGACGGCAGCCTCCCCGTCGGCCAGTCCCTGGCCGGCCCGGTGTCCTCCTGGATCGGCGCGGAGCGGGTGCTGGCCGCGTCGGTCACCGCCGGCCTGCTCGGCTGCGCCGCGCTGCTGCTGACCCCCACGATCCGCAACCTCCGCCGCACCCCCGACCCGGCGGCCGTCCCCGCACACCCGTCGTGA
- a CDS encoding alpha/beta fold hydrolase — MQKILNTREWGSGDRVAVLIHGMITDSRSWHEVGPALAGKGYRVLAPDLPGHGHSPAPDGDLTLPDVVDLLLRTVPAEPELAVGHSLGGVVLAAAVGALRPARAVYVDPPQRLDDGGYSLEATIAYLNKRKAARNRETLLRDRPWWPETDMLNEIEAALRWDTTSTAKLLASAADRDLAPVASVPSLLIRADPSEYVPDDAAVERLTAAGITVRTVPGAGHTVWYGRLTDFLSAMDGWV, encoded by the coding sequence GTGCAGAAGATCCTTAACACGAGGGAATGGGGATCCGGTGACCGCGTCGCGGTGCTGATCCACGGCATGATCACCGATTCGCGCAGCTGGCACGAGGTCGGTCCGGCGCTGGCCGGGAAGGGTTACCGGGTGCTCGCACCGGATCTGCCCGGCCACGGCCACTCCCCGGCGCCGGACGGCGACCTGACGCTGCCGGACGTCGTGGACCTGCTGCTGCGCACCGTGCCCGCCGAGCCGGAGCTGGCGGTCGGGCACTCGCTCGGCGGCGTCGTCCTGGCCGCGGCCGTCGGCGCGCTCCGCCCGGCCCGGGCCGTCTACGTCGACCCGCCGCAGCGGCTGGACGACGGCGGGTACAGCCTGGAGGCGACGATCGCGTACCTGAACAAGCGCAAGGCCGCCCGCAACCGCGAGACGCTGCTGCGCGACCGGCCGTGGTGGCCGGAGACGGACATGCTCAACGAGATCGAGGCCGCGCTGCGCTGGGACACCACGTCCACGGCGAAGCTGCTGGCGTCCGCGGCCGACCGGGACCTGGCGCCGGTCGCGTCCGTGCCGTCGCTGCTGATCAGGGCGGATCCGAGCGAGTACGTGCCGGACGACGCCGCGGTGGAGCGGCTCACCGCCGCCGGCATCACGGTCCGCACCGTCCCCGGCGCGGGCCACACCGTCTGGTACGGCCGGCTCACCGATTTCCTGTCCGCGATGGACGGCTGGGTCTGA
- a CDS encoding helix-turn-helix domain-containing protein produces MAVHSVPVHCDARACEPRVAAPHPALRGLVAGYAGFGRPGARPVTHRLLALAATAVIVDVRAGTAVVTGPRSAGGVCAEHTWGHGVLIAFTPRGVSELLHVPSADLVDGVLPAGSRAAELVDRLAAAPSWNARRATLDALLSARAGASRAGATTHDTLADAAWHLLQRDGARVADVAATLGVGRRRLELACRRRLGQSPARIARIARFQRAVGLLTRGLPPAAVAARTGYADQPHLTRESRTLAGLTPGALRAILQDAAPVRR; encoded by the coding sequence GTGGCGGTCCACTCGGTGCCGGTGCACTGCGACGCGCGCGCGTGCGAGCCCCGCGTCGCCGCGCCGCACCCGGCGTTGCGCGGCCTGGTCGCCGGGTACGCCGGGTTCGGCCGGCCCGGCGCCCGGCCGGTCACGCACCGGCTGCTGGCGCTGGCCGCCACCGCGGTCATCGTGGACGTGCGGGCCGGCACCGCCGTGGTCACCGGGCCGCGATCCGCCGGAGGCGTCTGCGCCGAGCACACGTGGGGTCATGGCGTGCTGATCGCGTTCACTCCGCGCGGCGTGTCGGAGCTCCTCCACGTACCCTCGGCTGATCTTGTGGATGGTGTGCTGCCGGCCGGGAGCCGCGCCGCGGAACTGGTGGACCGGCTGGCCGCGGCGCCGTCCTGGAACGCGCGCCGCGCGACGCTGGACGCGCTGCTGTCCGCGCGCGCCGGTGCGTCGCGGGCCGGCGCGACCACGCACGACACGCTCGCGGACGCGGCCTGGCACCTGCTGCAGCGGGACGGCGCCCGGGTCGCGGACGTCGCCGCCACGCTCGGCGTCGGCCGCCGCCGCCTGGAGCTGGCCTGCCGTCGCCGGCTCGGCCAGTCGCCCGCCCGGATCGCCCGGATCGCCCGTTTCCAGCGCGCGGTCGGCCTGCTCACCCGCGGTCTGCCACCCGCCGCGGTCGCGGCCCGGACCGGCTACGCCGACCAGCCGCATCTGACCCGCGAGTCACGCACGCTGGCCGGCCTGACGCCCGGGGCGCTGCGCGCGATTCTTCAAGACGCGGCACCGGTACGCCGTTAA
- a CDS encoding SDR family NAD(P)-dependent oxidoreductase, which produces MTLTGKTALVTGGSRGIGRAIVHRLSALGARVVYTYRREAAEFPRDDVIAVRADQADPGALDAMFAPVRESGLDILVNNAAIAPSIPIADLTGDDFDRVMAINTRFPLLAIREAATLMRDHGRIVNLSTLNTVVAGPGLALYCASKAALEQITAVAARELGPRGITVNTVSPGQTDTDMLRATAPWPRIEATAAAFGALRRVGTADEVAAVVTWLTGPDAGWITGQNIRATGGLVV; this is translated from the coding sequence ATGACGCTCACCGGAAAGACCGCACTCGTGACGGGCGGCTCGCGCGGCATCGGCCGGGCGATCGTGCACCGGCTGTCCGCGCTCGGCGCGCGCGTCGTCTACACGTACCGCCGCGAGGCCGCCGAGTTCCCCCGCGACGACGTGATCGCGGTCCGCGCCGACCAGGCCGACCCCGGCGCGCTGGACGCGATGTTCGCACCGGTCCGCGAGTCCGGCCTGGACATCCTGGTCAACAACGCCGCGATCGCACCCAGCATCCCGATCGCGGACCTGACCGGCGACGACTTCGACCGGGTGATGGCGATCAACACCCGGTTCCCGCTGCTGGCCATCCGCGAGGCCGCCACGCTGATGCGCGACCACGGCCGGATCGTCAACCTGTCCACGCTGAACACCGTGGTCGCCGGCCCCGGCCTCGCGCTCTACTGCGCCAGCAAGGCCGCGCTCGAACAGATCACCGCGGTCGCCGCCCGCGAACTCGGCCCGCGCGGCATCACGGTCAACACGGTCTCCCCCGGCCAGACCGACACCGACATGCTGCGCGCCACCGCCCCCTGGCCCCGGATCGAGGCGACCGCGGCGGCGTTCGGCGCACTCCGCCGCGTCGGCACCGCCGACGAGGTCGCCGCCGTCGTCACCTGGCTGACCGGCCCCGACGCCGGCTGGATCACCGGCCAGAACATCCGCGCGACGGGCGGCCTGGTGGTCTAG